Proteins co-encoded in one Lasioglossum baleicum chromosome 3, iyLasBale1, whole genome shotgun sequence genomic window:
- the LOC143221826 gene encoding uncharacterized protein LOC143221826 isoform X1, with amino-acid sequence MSNSKCVKQPRKNYAKEQQEMTHSEKLRLIDDELNSFYKYCQQAGFTEEEMDIICQPLVAAMRRSWLQLVFRGMLVLIVLGTLACLAAQLDFVGTHFTAISRLLLIKILPIWNWQPLYYENCMINNPFYNDHAITEDDCVTCEALETIDRLSDVRYRNLVDNYLSRDAPAIITDAMDSWTVMNTDYFWFDNITHLYLENERLMETVPCALTSNLRTGSSDLAAFLRRVHSPEVAKWFVHWQNCDINAVKVLRKYYQRPYFLSSTVSPAHFNWVLMSSDYNSPSYKKVELDSGLIALAQLRGATQLRLTPINPCNSSCPELIADLHQGEMLVFTNLMWTLEYAPMRGLDNIAILTETVWEEDT; translated from the exons ATGTCGAACAGCAAGTGTGTTAAACAACCGCGTAAAAATTACGCGAAAGAACAGCAAGAGATGACCCATTCGGAGAAATTGCGGCTAATAGACGATGAGTTGAATTCTTTTTACAA GTATTGTCAGCAAGCTGGCTTTACAGAGGAAGAAATGGATATTATTTGTCAACCATTGGTGGCTGCGATGCGACGTTCCTGGTTGCAACTGGTTTTCCGTGGTATGCTTGTCCTAATAGTTCTCGGCACTCTAGCTTGCCTGGCGGCGCAATTGGATTTCGTTGGAACTCATTTTACGGCGATCAGCCGATTGTTGCTAATAAAAATTCTTCCAATTTGGAATTGGCAACCTTTATATTACGAAAACTGTATGATCAACAATCCCTTCTACAACGATCATGCCATCACGGAGGATGACTGCGTG ACCTGCGAAGCACTGGAAACTATAGACCGGTTGTCGGACGTGAGATATCGCAATCTCGTGGATAACTACTTGAGTCGCGATGCCCCAGCAATTATCACGGATGCAATGGACTCTTGGACTGTGATGAACACGGATTATTTCTGGTTCGACAATATTACTCAT CTTTACTTGGAGAACGAACGATTGATGGAAACGGTGCCTTGCGCTTTGACTTCAAATTTGAGAACCGGTTCGTCCGATTTGGCAGCGTTCTTACGTCGAGTCCATTCTCCGGAAGTGGCCAAGTGGTTTGTCCACTGGCAAAACTGCGACATCAATGCTGTAAAGGTGCTAAGAAAATATTACCAACGGCCGTACTTCCTCTCGAGTACAGTCTCGCCAGCGCATTTCAATTGGGTCTTGATGTCTTCGGATTATAATAGTCCGAGTTACAAGAAGGTCGAGTTGGATTCTGGACTGATCGCCCTTGCACAATTACGAGGAGCTACGCAGCTTCGTTTGACGCCTATAAATCCTTGCAACAGTTCATGTCCCGAACTGATAGCGGACTTGCATCAAGGTGAAATGT TGGTTTTCACCAATTTGATGTGGACATTGGAATACGCGCCGATGAGAGGACTGGACAACATCGCTATCTTGACCGAAACCGTATGGGAGGAGGATACGTAG
- the Arc42 gene encoding activator-recruited cofactor subunit 42 isoform X1 translates to MYKINLLATQNMSAVMHTVTRNIAALSMLSETQQMLHHTCKDFAEGELKPIAAEIDRKHIFPKEQIKKMGELGLMSIAISERLGGTGLDYLSYAIALEEISRGCASTGVIMSVHNSLYLGPIEKFGNDRQKEKYITPFVTASKIGCFALSEPGNGSDAGAASTSGKWNGVSYTMNGTKSWITNGYESDAIILFAATDKQKKQKGISAFIVDKHSDGLSVGKKEDKLGIRGSSTCSLIFEDCNVPAENLLGETGMGFKIAMMTLDAGRIGIAAQALGIAQASLDCAVEYAAKRLAFGKSIIKLQAIQQKIADMALKLESSRLLTWRAAVLKDNGKPYSKEAAMAKLSASETSTFCSHQCIQILGGMGYVTDMSAERHYRDARITEIYEGTSEIQRLVIAANIIKEYNLN, encoded by the exons atgtataaaatcaatttactcG CCACTCAAAACATGTCTGCGGTGATGCACACTGTTACTCGAAATATTGCTGCCCTGTCGATGCTATCAGAGACACAGCAGATGCTGCACCATACATGCAA GGATTTTGCGGAAGGGGAGTTGAAACCGATAGCAGCAGAAATCGACAGGAAGCATATTTTCCCAAAAGAGCAGATCAAGAAAATGGGAGAACTGGGTTTAATGAGTATAGCGATTTCTGAAAGATTAGGTGGAACCGGATTGGATTATCTGTCTTATGCAATTGCATTGGAAGAAATATCTAGAGGATGCGCCAGTACAGGTGTTATAATGAGTGTTCATAATTCTCTTTATTTGGGGCCTATAGAGAAGTTTGGAAACGACCGTCAAAAAGAGAAATACATTACGCCATTCGTAACTGCCTCAAAAATTGGATGTTTTGCTCTCAGCGAACCTGGTAATGGTAGCGACGCCGGTGCTGCTTCTACCAGTGGCAAATGGAATGGAGTTAGCTATACGATGAATGGTACGAAATCATGGATAACGAACGGTTACGAGTCGGATGCGATCATTTTATTTGCTGCAACTGACAAACAGAAAAAGCAGAAAGGAATAAGCGCTTTCATAGTCGATAAGCATTCGGATGGTCTTTCCGTTGGCAAAAAAGAAGACAAACTTGGGATACGAGGCAGCAGTACATGTTCATTGATATTCGAAGACTGCAATGTACCGGCAGAGAATTTATTGGGAGAAACAGGAATGGGTTTTAAAATCGCGATGATGACATTGG ATGCTGGTAGAATAGGCATCGCTGCTCAAGCTTTAGGCATAGCTCAAGCGTCTCTTGACTGTGCTGTCGAGTACGCAGCGAAACGTCTAGCATTTGGTAAATCTATAATTAAGCTACAAGCGATTCAACAAAAAATCGCAGATATGGCACTAAAACTAGAAAGTTCAAGATTATTAACGTGGCGCGCAGCTGTACTGAAAGACAATGGTAAACCGTATTCAAAG GAAGCTGCTATGGCAAAGTTATCGGCATCCGAGACATCTACCTTCTGTAGTCACCAGTGTATACAAATATTAGGAGGTATGGGATACGTGACCGACATGTCGGCCGAACGTCATTATAGAGACGCGCGTATCACCGAGATTTACGAAGGTACATCCGAAATACAAAGACTTGTTATAGCCGCAAACATTATCAAAGAATACAATCTCAATTGA
- the Vib gene encoding phosphatidylinositol transfer protein vib yields the protein MLIKEFRVTLPLTVEEYQVAQLFSVAEASKNNTGGGEGIEVLKNEPFTDYPLLSGKYSSGQYTYKIYHLASKVPSFIRLMLPKNSLEIHEEAWNAYPYCKTVITNPGYMKESFVIMIESFHIDDDGHQHNVHELPPDKLKMREIVHIDIANDSIANADYKEDEDPTKFKSVKTGRGPLVGKDWKNNVQPVMTCYKLVTCEFKWFGFQNRVESFIQKAERRLFTNFHRQVFCWIDRWYGLTMEDIRAIEESTKEELDRQRHQGEVRGMRADD from the exons ATGCTAATCAAAGAGTT CCGTGTCACTTTGCCTCTTACAGTGGAAGAG TATCAAGTGGCCCAGCTATTCTCTGTGGCAGAGGCAAGCAAAAATAATACAGGAGGTGGAGAGGGTATAGAAGTGCTAAAAAATGAGCCGTTCACAGATTATCCTTTGCTCAGTGGAAAATATTCTTCGGGTCAATATACGTACAAGATATATCATTTAGCTAGTAAAGTGCCTAGTTTTATCCGTCTTATGCTGCCAAAGAATTCCTTGGAAATTCATGAGGAAGCTTGGAATGCTTATCCCTACTGCAAAACTGTTATAACT AACCCTGGTTATATGAAGGAAAGTTTTGTAATTATGATCGAATCGTTTCACATTGACGACGATGGTCACCAACATAAC GTTCACGAATTACCTCCTGATAAGTTGAAAATGAGAGAGATCGTGCATATAGATATTGCTAATGATTCCATTGCAAACGCCGATTACAAAGAGGATGAAGATCCAACCAAATTTAAGTCTGTGAAAACGGGTCGAGGTCCTCTTGTTGGCAAAGATTGGAAAAATAATGTTCAACCTGTGATGACGTGCTATAAGCTTGTCACTTGTGAATTTAAATGGTTCGGTTTTCAAAATCGTGTCGAGAGCTTCATTCAGAAAGCTGAAAGACGTCTCTTTACTAATTTCCATAGACAAGTGTTTTGTTGGATAGACCGTTGGTATGGTCTAACCATGGAAGATATTAGAGCAATCGAGGAGAGTACAAAAGAAGAATTAGATAGG CAAAGACATCAAGGAGAAGTGAGGGGTATGCGAGCCGACGATTGA
- the Arc42 gene encoding activator-recruited cofactor subunit 42 isoform X2: protein MDFAEGELKPIAAEIDRKHIFPKEQIKKMGELGLMSIAISERLGGTGLDYLSYAIALEEISRGCASTGVIMSVHNSLYLGPIEKFGNDRQKEKYITPFVTASKIGCFALSEPGNGSDAGAASTSGKWNGVSYTMNGTKSWITNGYESDAIILFAATDKQKKQKGISAFIVDKHSDGLSVGKKEDKLGIRGSSTCSLIFEDCNVPAENLLGETGMGFKIAMMTLDAGRIGIAAQALGIAQASLDCAVEYAAKRLAFGKSIIKLQAIQQKIADMALKLESSRLLTWRAAVLKDNGKPYSKEAAMAKLSASETSTFCSHQCIQILGGMGYVTDMSAERHYRDARITEIYEGTSEIQRLVIAANIIKEYNLN, encoded by the exons AT GGATTTTGCGGAAGGGGAGTTGAAACCGATAGCAGCAGAAATCGACAGGAAGCATATTTTCCCAAAAGAGCAGATCAAGAAAATGGGAGAACTGGGTTTAATGAGTATAGCGATTTCTGAAAGATTAGGTGGAACCGGATTGGATTATCTGTCTTATGCAATTGCATTGGAAGAAATATCTAGAGGATGCGCCAGTACAGGTGTTATAATGAGTGTTCATAATTCTCTTTATTTGGGGCCTATAGAGAAGTTTGGAAACGACCGTCAAAAAGAGAAATACATTACGCCATTCGTAACTGCCTCAAAAATTGGATGTTTTGCTCTCAGCGAACCTGGTAATGGTAGCGACGCCGGTGCTGCTTCTACCAGTGGCAAATGGAATGGAGTTAGCTATACGATGAATGGTACGAAATCATGGATAACGAACGGTTACGAGTCGGATGCGATCATTTTATTTGCTGCAACTGACAAACAGAAAAAGCAGAAAGGAATAAGCGCTTTCATAGTCGATAAGCATTCGGATGGTCTTTCCGTTGGCAAAAAAGAAGACAAACTTGGGATACGAGGCAGCAGTACATGTTCATTGATATTCGAAGACTGCAATGTACCGGCAGAGAATTTATTGGGAGAAACAGGAATGGGTTTTAAAATCGCGATGATGACATTGG ATGCTGGTAGAATAGGCATCGCTGCTCAAGCTTTAGGCATAGCTCAAGCGTCTCTTGACTGTGCTGTCGAGTACGCAGCGAAACGTCTAGCATTTGGTAAATCTATAATTAAGCTACAAGCGATTCAACAAAAAATCGCAGATATGGCACTAAAACTAGAAAGTTCAAGATTATTAACGTGGCGCGCAGCTGTACTGAAAGACAATGGTAAACCGTATTCAAAG GAAGCTGCTATGGCAAAGTTATCGGCATCCGAGACATCTACCTTCTGTAGTCACCAGTGTATACAAATATTAGGAGGTATGGGATACGTGACCGACATGTCGGCCGAACGTCATTATAGAGACGCGCGTATCACCGAGATTTACGAAGGTACATCCGAAATACAAAGACTTGTTATAGCCGCAAACATTATCAAAGAATACAATCTCAATTGA
- the LOC143221825 gene encoding beta-1,3-galactosyltransferase 5, translating into MHQLLHLRSRPLQTLILGLIGLTFYAYYRTTYYDVPQYAVPRNTSRAAAYQEAFKQHANSSPEQHVAAVPRNASSEPYVVAPYNIQAIANLSSSTATTSSTSSTSLIQSSASVSNETKELSALRNEYLAGAIYEAGHTVPIPERCPNFGKEMDLVIIIMSAPPHLEARTAIRQTWGHFGQRSDISVLFMLGATLDSRMEAILKKEQKTYNDVIRGRFLDSYSNLTLKTISTLEWVDSYCSKVKFLLKTDDDMFINVPRLQSFAMKHAKDRSVIYGRLAKKWKPIRNKKSKYFVSRTQFKNAVFPDFTTGPAYLVSTDIVHKLYKAALNQTYLKLEDVFVTGIVADKLRIKRTHANEFLNKKISYSACNVQRGISIHMVKYSEQFDLWKKLLDGKSKCK; encoded by the exons ATGCATCAGTTACTGCATCTTCGCAGTCGTCCTTTGCAAACGCTTATCCTTGGACTGATCGGCTTGACCTTCTACGCGTATTATCGCACCACTTACTACGATGTGCCACAGTATGCTGTACCTCGAAATACCA GTCGCGCTGCCGCTTACCAAGAGGCATTCAAGCAACACGCCAACTCGAGTCCTGAGCAGCATGTCGCAGCAGTCCCAAGAAACGCATCCTCCGAACCGTACGTCGTCGCTCCTTACAACATCCAAGCGATCGCCAATCTGTCGAGTTCCACGGCTACAACCTCGTCTACGTCGTCGACTTCTTTAATTCAATCTTCTGCAAGTGTTTCCAACGAAACCAAAGAACTGTCGGCTCTTCGCAACGAGTATTTGGCAGGAGCCATTTACGAAGCTGGACACACTGTACCGATACCAGAGAGGTGTCCAAATTTTGGCAAAGAGATGGACTTGGTTATAATAATAATGTCTGCTCCTCCTCATCTGGAGGCACGAACGGCTATACGACAAACCTGGGGACATTTCGGTCAGAGAAGCGACATCAGCGTTTTGTTCATGTTGGGCGCAACGTTGGACTCCAGAATGGAAGCGATCTTGAAAAAGGAACAGAAAACTTACAACGACGTGATACGTGGAAGGTTTTTAGATTCTTACTCGAATTTGACTCTGAAAACGATCTCTACCCTAGAATGGGTGGACAGCTATTGTTCCAAGGTGAAGTTTCTGCTGAAGACCGACGACGACATGTTCATCAATGTGCCGCGCTTACAATCGTTCGCGATGAAACATGCAAAAGACAGGAGCGTGATTTATGGTAGACTAGCGAAAAAGTGGAAACCAATCAGGAACAAGAAGAGCAAATACTTTGTATCTAGAACACAATTCAAGAACGCCGTTTTTCCAGATTTTACTACCGGACCAGCTTATCTGGTGTCTACCGATATAGTGCATAAGTTGTACAAAGCTGCATTGAATCAAACGTATCTGAAGCTCGAAGATGTCTTCGTGACTGGAATTGTCGCGGACAAACTCAGAATTAAAAGGACGCATGCCAACGAATTCTTAAACAAAAAGATATCGTACAGTGCGTGTAACGTTCAACGTGGTATCAGTATACATATGGTTAAATATAGCGAGCAGTTTGATCTCTGGAAAAAATTGCTCGACGGCAAAAGCAAATGTAAGTGA
- the LOC143221826 gene encoding uncharacterized protein LOC143221826 isoform X2 yields MDIICQPLVAAMRRSWLQLVFRGMLVLIVLGTLACLAAQLDFVGTHFTAISRLLLIKILPIWNWQPLYYENCMINNPFYNDHAITEDDCVTCEALETIDRLSDVRYRNLVDNYLSRDAPAIITDAMDSWTVMNTDYFWFDNITHLYLENERLMETVPCALTSNLRTGSSDLAAFLRRVHSPEVAKWFVHWQNCDINAVKVLRKYYQRPYFLSSTVSPAHFNWVLMSSDYNSPSYKKVELDSGLIALAQLRGATQLRLTPINPCNSSCPELIADLHQGEMLVFTNLMWTLEYAPMRGLDNIAILTETVWEEDT; encoded by the exons ATGGATATTATTTGTCAACCATTGGTGGCTGCGATGCGACGTTCCTGGTTGCAACTGGTTTTCCGTGGTATGCTTGTCCTAATAGTTCTCGGCACTCTAGCTTGCCTGGCGGCGCAATTGGATTTCGTTGGAACTCATTTTACGGCGATCAGCCGATTGTTGCTAATAAAAATTCTTCCAATTTGGAATTGGCAACCTTTATATTACGAAAACTGTATGATCAACAATCCCTTCTACAACGATCATGCCATCACGGAGGATGACTGCGTG ACCTGCGAAGCACTGGAAACTATAGACCGGTTGTCGGACGTGAGATATCGCAATCTCGTGGATAACTACTTGAGTCGCGATGCCCCAGCAATTATCACGGATGCAATGGACTCTTGGACTGTGATGAACACGGATTATTTCTGGTTCGACAATATTACTCAT CTTTACTTGGAGAACGAACGATTGATGGAAACGGTGCCTTGCGCTTTGACTTCAAATTTGAGAACCGGTTCGTCCGATTTGGCAGCGTTCTTACGTCGAGTCCATTCTCCGGAAGTGGCCAAGTGGTTTGTCCACTGGCAAAACTGCGACATCAATGCTGTAAAGGTGCTAAGAAAATATTACCAACGGCCGTACTTCCTCTCGAGTACAGTCTCGCCAGCGCATTTCAATTGGGTCTTGATGTCTTCGGATTATAATAGTCCGAGTTACAAGAAGGTCGAGTTGGATTCTGGACTGATCGCCCTTGCACAATTACGAGGAGCTACGCAGCTTCGTTTGACGCCTATAAATCCTTGCAACAGTTCATGTCCCGAACTGATAGCGGACTTGCATCAAGGTGAAATGT TGGTTTTCACCAATTTGATGTGGACATTGGAATACGCGCCGATGAGAGGACTGGACAACATCGCTATCTTGACCGAAACCGTATGGGAGGAGGATACGTAG